In the genome of Vicia villosa cultivar HV-30 ecotype Madison, WI linkage group LG7, Vvil1.0, whole genome shotgun sequence, one region contains:
- the LOC131620423 gene encoding G-type lectin S-receptor-like serine/threonine-protein kinase At4g27290, with translation MKHAKMTIFTAKLVISMLLLLFSEISYGGDTITPSYSLSDGNTLISKDGTFELGFFTPGNSRNRYVGIWYKNIPVKTVVWVANRDNPIKDNNSSKLMINKQGNLVLLNNNQSLLWSTNTTKKTLTPVVQLLDNGNLVIRDEKDTKTDEDGFVWQSFDYPTDTMLPGMKFGWSKKTGINRRLTAWKSWEDPSSGDFTSSFVRLDTNPEIMFWKGSVEIYRIGAMIGVMSSGLMSMGVSGLRTNPLFNYDFVSNQEQVYYRYTLKNSSVISIIVLNQTLSVRQRLIWIAESKTWNLYQNLPQDRCDAYNVCGANGVCVIGGSPICQCLEGFKPKSPQRWDAMDWTQGCVRSRNWTCGVENRGGFRRVVGMKLPDTTNYWIDENMTLDECKIKCLQNCSCTAYSGLGEKNGNIGCSIWFDDLKDLRVTDADLALYVRTDVLDIDDRHGRTKKVIYAVSAIVSVAIVTLLAFFIYRTKIKYKVNIEWKEDNSDCEHDDLEIPFFDLGTILYATNNFSIENKLGEGGFGPVYKGKFVDGQEVAVKRLSWSSGQGMKEFKNEVILCAKLQHRNLVKVVGCCIEKEEKMLVYEYMSNTSLDSFIFDSTQSKSLNWPLRLNILNGIARGLLYLHQDSRLRIIHRDLKASNILLDKDMNPKISDFGLAKICGGDQIEGKTNRIIGTYGYMAPEYAIDGLFSVKSDVFSFGVLLLELISGMKNRTHTFHQHDHNLIGHAWRLWKEGTIHTMIDENLKDTCILYEALRCVQIGLLCIQHHPNDRPDMTSVLVMLKSSNTLPQPQEPCYLYKIKSLERELFSYERESSSSINQVTISLLDAR, from the exons ATGAAACATGCTAAAATGACCATTTTCACGGCCAAGCTAGTTATATCTATGTTACTATTACTCTTCTCAGAAATTTCCTATGGAGGCGATACTATTACTCCATCATACTCACTTTCCGATGGAAACACATTGATTTCTAAAGATGGAACCTTCGAGTTGGGTTTCTTTACTCCTGGTAATTCTCGGAACCGCTATGTTGGAATTTGGTACAAAAACATCCCTGTTAAAACAGTTGTTTGGGTTGCAAATCGTGATAATCCTATCAAAGACAACAACTCAAGCAAGTTGATGATAAACAAACAAGGAAATCTGGTGCTTCTAAACAACAATCAGTCTCTTTTATGgtcaacaaacacaacaaagaaGACTTTAACTCCAGTTGTCCAGCTTCTGGACAACGGAAATTTAGTGATTCGAGATGAGAAGGACACTAAAACTGATGAAGACGGTTTTGTATGGCAGAGCTTTGATTATCCTACTGATACGATGTTGCCAGGAATGAAGTTTGGATGGAGCAAGAAAACCGGTATCAATCGGCGCCTCACTGCATGGAAAAGCTGGGAAGATCCATCTTCAGGTGATTTTACTTCTTCATTTGTTAGACTTGACACAAATCCTGAAATAATGTTTTGGAAAGGTTCGGTTGAAATCTACAGAATAGGAGCAATGATCGGTGTTATGTCGAGTGGTCTTATGTCTATGGGAGTATCTGGGTTAAGGACTAACCCGCTTTTTAATTACGATTTTGTAAGCAATCAAGAACAAGTTTATTATAGGTACACGCTTAAGAACAGTTCTGTGATTTCGATAATTGTTTTGAACCAAACGCTTTCGGTTCGGCAACGTCTCATATGGATTGCTGAATCTAAAACATGGAATCTTTATCAGAACCTGCCACAAGATAGGTGTGATGCTTATAATGTTTGTGGGGCCAATGGAGTCTGTGTCATTGGTGGATCGCCGATTTGTCAGTGTTTAGAAGGATTTAAGCCGAAATCGCCTCAACGGTGGGATGCAATGGACTGGACACAGGGTTGTGTAAGAAGTAGAAATTGGACTTGTGGAGTCGAGAATAGAGGCGGATTTCGAAGAGTTGTGGGAATGAAGTTGCCGGATACTACAAATTATTGGATTGATGAAAATATGACACTTGATGAATGCAAGATCAAGTGTTTGCAGAATTGTTCATGCACAGCTTACTCAGGCTTGGGTGAAAAGAATGGAAACATTGGTTGTTCAATTTGGTTTGATGATCTTAAAGATTTGAGAGTTACAGACGCTGACTTGGCCTTATATGTTCGAACTGATGTTTTAGACATAG ATGATAGACATGGGCGTACTAAAAAGGTTATCTATGCAGTTTCAGCAATTGTTTCGGTAGCTATTGTGACATTGTTGGCATTTTTCATATATAGAACAAAGATAAAGTATAAAG TTAACATCGAGTGGAAGGAAGACAATAGTGATTGTGAACATGATGATTTGGAAATTCCTTTCTTTGATCTTGGTACAATCCTATATGCCACAAATAACTTCTCAATTGAAAACAAATTAGGCGAAGGTGGTTTTGGACCAGTATACAAG ggAAAATTTGTTGATGGTCAAGAAGTTGCAGTCAAACGACTTTCTTGGAGTTCTGGACAAGGAATGAAAGAATTTAAAAATGAAGTTATATTATGTGCTAAACTTCAACATCGAAATCTTGTCAAAGTTGTCGGTTGTTGCattgaaaaagaagagaaaatgctAGTCTACGAATACATGTCAAACACAAGCCTTGATTCATTCATTTTTG ATTCAACTCAAAGTAAATCATTAAATTGGCCTTTGCGTTTAAATATCTTAAATGGAATTGCACGAGGTCTTCTTTATTTACATCAAGATTCAAGATTAAGAATCATACACAGAGATTTGAAGGCAAGTAACATTTTATTAGACAAAGACATGAATCCAAAAATTTCGGATTTTGGTTTGGCTAAAATATGTGGAGGTGATCAAATTGAAGGAAAAACAAATCGAATAATTGGTACATA CGGTTATATGGCACCTGAATATGCCATTGACGGGTTATTCTCAGTTAAATCAGATGTATTTAGTTTTGGCGTATTATTGCTAGAACTTATAAGTGGAATGAAAAATAGAACACATACCTTCCATCAACATGATCACAATCTTATTGGACAT GCGTGGAGATTGTGGAAAGAGGGAACTATACACACAATGATTGATGAAAATTTGAAAGACACGTGCATTCTCTATGAAGCTTTGAGGTGCGTTCAAATAGGTCTTTTATGTATACAACATCATCCAAATGATCGACCAGACATGACATCTGTGCTTGTGATGTTGAAAAGTAGTAATACCTTACCTCAACCACAAGAACCatgttatttatataaaataaaatcattagaAAGGGAACTTTTTTCTTATGaaagagaatcatcatcttcaataaATCAAGTAACTATCTCATTATTGGATGCTAGGTAG